A window of the Lactuca sativa cultivar Salinas chromosome 5, Lsat_Salinas_v11, whole genome shotgun sequence genome harbors these coding sequences:
- the LOC111878756 gene encoding calcium uniporter protein 5, mitochondrial, which yields MWRSSFLLLKEGLSSGIVRTKPVTYGLRRGVSVESTNRFCGCLFSSSAGGDGRAGVGVGRGVDDGDSISFAEAKKLMRLVNVEAMKMKFSTEGKEMISYPELLQACENIGVAKSVDEAKAFAKVLDEAGVVLIFRDKVYLQPEKVVDLVRRAVPLALTADDDPRREELKQLQAKQEEIDRLAHRQVRRILWTGLGFALAQVGIFFRLTFWELSWDVMEPVAFFGTTAGLIVGYAYFLITSRDPTYQDLMKRLFLSRRRKLMKKHNFDFERFMELQKKCRSPLDAHPSAIHKIEGVELETQDLHKQ from the exons ATGTGGAGATCGTCATTTTTGCTGTTGAAAGAGGGCTTGTCTTCGGGGATTGTTAGGACTAAACCGGTTACGTATGGATTGAGAAGAGGTGTTTCTGTTGAATCTACTAACCGATTCTGTGGTTGTTTATTTTCGAGTTCGGCCGGCGGAGACGGCAGAGCAGGCGTAGGCGTAGGGAGAGGGGTTGATGATGGTGATAGTATATCATTTGCGGAGGCGAAGAAGCTGATGAGATTGGTGAATGTGGAGGCAATGAAGATGAAGTTTTCTACGGAAGGGAAAGAGATGATTTCTTATCCAGAGCTTTTACAGGCTTGTGAGAATATAGGCGTTGCGAAATCCGTTGATGAAGCTAAGGCGTTTGCTAAGGTTCTGGATGAGGCTGGTGTTGTTCTTATCTTTAGGGATAAAGTTTACCTTCAACCTGAAAAG GTGGTGGATCTTGTGAGAAGGGCGGTGCCGCTAGCCCTAACAGCCGATGATGATCCGAGGAGGGAGGAGCTAAAGCAGTTACAAGCAAAACAAGAAGAAATCGATCGGCTAGCCCACCGGCAGGTCCGCCGGATTCTGTGGACCGGACTAGGGTTTGCACTAGCTCAAGTCGGGATCTTTTTCCGGCTAACTTTTTGGGAATTATCATGGGATGTTATGGAGCCTGTTGCATTTTTTGGTACAACAGCGGGACTAATCGTGGGTTATGCTTATTTTCTAATCACATCAAGAGACCCCACGTATCAAGACCTGATGAAGAGGCTGTTCTTGTCACGTAGAAGAAAGCTGATGAAGAAGcataattttgattttgaaagaTTTATGGAGTTACAGAAGAAATGCAGGTCGCCTTTAGATGCACATCCTTCGGCCATACATAAAATTGAAGGGGTGGAATTGGAAACTCAGGATTTGCACAAGCAATAA